A genome region from Rhodopseudomonas boonkerdii includes the following:
- the rplQ gene encoding 50S ribosomal protein L17 translates to MRHGKVHRKLNRTAEHRKAMFANMCASLIKHEQIVTTLPKAKELRPIVEKLVTLGKKGGLDKRRQAISEMKDQDQVRKLFDVLAKRYADRQGGYTRIIKAGFRYGDNAPMAVIEFVDRDEDAKGKDSGPVQGGEADAA, encoded by the coding sequence ATGCGTCACGGCAAGGTTCATCGCAAACTCAACCGCACCGCTGAACACCGCAAGGCGATGTTCGCCAACATGTGCGCGTCGCTGATCAAGCACGAGCAGATCGTCACCACGCTTCCGAAGGCCAAGGAGCTCCGCCCGATCGTCGAGAAGCTCGTCACCCTCGGCAAGAAGGGTGGTCTCGACAAGCGTCGTCAGGCCATCAGCGAAATGAAGGACCAGGATCAGGTCCGTAAACTGTTCGACGTGCTGGCCAAGCGCTACGCTGATCGTCAGGGCGGCTACACCCGCATCATCAAGGCCGGCTTCCGCTATGGCGACAACGCCCCGATGGCGGTGATCGAGTTCGTCGATCGCGACGAAGACGCCAAGGGCAAGGATTCCGGTCCGGTGCAGGGCGGCGAGGCCGACGCAGCGTAA
- the rpsK gene encoding 30S ribosomal protein S11 — MAKEAARVRRRERKNIASGIAHVNSSFNNTTITITDAQGNTIAWSSAGTMGFKGSRKSTPYAAQVAAEDASKKAQEHGMRTLEVEVGGPGSGRESALRALQAAGFTVTSIRDVTSIPHNGCRPRKRRRV, encoded by the coding sequence ATGGCAAAGGAAGCCGCCCGCGTCCGTCGTCGCGAACGTAAGAACATCGCTTCGGGCATCGCGCATGTGAACTCGTCCTTCAACAACACCACCATCACCATCACCGATGCCCAGGGCAACACGATTGCCTGGTCTTCGGCCGGCACGATGGGCTTCAAGGGCTCGCGCAAGTCGACCCCGTATGCCGCGCAAGTCGCTGCTGAAGACGCGTCCAAGAAGGCGCAGGAACACGGCATGCGGACCCTGGAAGTCGAAGTCGGCGGTCCGGGTTCGGGTCGCGAATCGGCTCTCCGCGCGCTGCAGGCCGCAGGCTTCACCGTCACCTCGATCCGCGACGTGACTTCGATCCCGCATAACGGCTGCCGGCCGCGCAAGCGCCGCCGCGTTTAA
- a CDS encoding DNA-directed RNA polymerase subunit alpha codes for MGDPVTIQKNWQELIRPNKLQVTPGSDPSRFATLVAEPLERGFGQTLGNALRRILLSSLQGAAVQSVHIDGVLHEFSSIAGVREDVTDIVLNVKDISIKMLGEGPKRMVVKKQGPGVVTAGDIQTVGDITVLNPELQLCTLDDGAEIRMEFTVSGGKGYVAAEHNRPEDAPIGLIPVDSLYSPVRKVSYKVENTREGQILDYDKLTMTIETNGALTPEDAVAYAARILQDQLNVFVNFEEPRKEVAQEVIPDLAFNPAFLKKVDELELSVRSANCLKNDNIVYIGDLVQKSEAEMLRTPNFGRKSLNEIKEVLAQMGLHLGMEVPGWPPENIDELAKRFEDHY; via the coding sequence ATGGGTGACCCAGTGACGATCCAGAAAAATTGGCAAGAGCTTATCCGCCCCAACAAGCTGCAGGTGACTCCGGGCAGCGATCCCTCGCGTTTCGCGACTCTCGTCGCCGAGCCGCTCGAGCGTGGTTTCGGTCAAACCCTCGGCAACGCGCTGCGCCGCATCCTGCTGTCGTCGTTGCAGGGCGCTGCCGTGCAGTCGGTGCACATCGATGGCGTGCTGCACGAGTTCTCCTCGATCGCCGGCGTGCGTGAAGACGTCACCGACATCGTGCTGAACGTCAAGGACATCTCGATCAAGATGCTCGGCGAAGGCCCGAAGCGCATGGTCGTGAAGAAGCAGGGGCCGGGCGTTGTCACCGCCGGCGATATCCAGACCGTTGGCGACATCACCGTTCTCAACCCTGAACTGCAGCTCTGCACTCTCGACGATGGCGCCGAGATCCGCATGGAGTTCACCGTGTCGGGTGGCAAGGGCTATGTCGCAGCCGAACACAACCGTCCGGAAGATGCGCCGATCGGCCTGATCCCGGTCGACAGCCTGTATTCGCCGGTTCGCAAGGTCAGCTACAAGGTCGAGAACACCCGTGAGGGCCAGATCCTCGACTACGACAAGCTCACCATGACCATCGAGACCAACGGCGCGCTGACGCCCGAGGACGCTGTGGCTTACGCCGCGCGCATCCTGCAGGACCAGCTCAACGTGTTCGTGAACTTCGAAGAGCCCCGCAAGGAAGTCGCTCAGGAAGTTATCCCGGATCTCGCCTTCAACCCCGCCTTCCTCAAGAAGGTGGACGAGCTCGAGCTTTCGGTGCGTTCGGCGAACTGCCTGAAGAACGACAACATCGTTTACATCGGCGACCTCGTGCAGAAGTCGGAAGCGGAAATGCTCCGTACCCCGAACTTCGGCCGCAAGTCGCTGAACGAAATCAAGGAAGTGCTGGCCCAGATGGGCCTGCATCTCGGCATGGAAGTGCCCGGTTGGCCGCCGGAGAATATCGACGAGCTGGCGAAGCGCTTCGAAGACCACTACTGA
- the rpsM gene encoding 30S ribosomal protein S13 → MARIAGVNIPTNKRVLIALQYIHGIGQKNAADIIEKVKITPERRVNQLSDAEVLQIREVIDRDYLVEGDLRRETGMNIKRLMDLGCYRGLRHRRGLPVRGQRTHTNARTRKGPAKAIAGKKK, encoded by the coding sequence GTGGCCCGTATCGCCGGTGTAAACATCCCGACCAACAAGCGCGTTCTGATCGCGCTGCAGTATATCCATGGCATCGGCCAGAAGAATGCTGCCGATATCATCGAGAAGGTGAAGATCACCCCGGAGCGCCGCGTCAATCAGCTGAGCGACGCCGAGGTGCTCCAGATCCGTGAAGTCATCGACCGCGATTATCTGGTCGAGGGCGACCTCCGTCGTGAGACGGGCATGAACATCAAGCGTCTGATGGACCTCGGCTGCTATCGCGGCCTGCGTCATCGTCGCGGTCTGCCGGTTCGTGGCCAGCGCACGCATACCAATGCGCGCACCCGCAAGGGTCCGGCCAAGGCCATCGCAGGCAAGAAGAAGTAA
- a CDS encoding SDR family NAD(P)-dependent oxidoreductase, with product MQIDLTGKTALVTGSTAGIGLAIAKGLAGTGAEVVVNGRSQTKVDAAIAAIGKAVPGAKVKGVAADVSTADGCKALVSALPDVDILINNAGIFEPKDFFDIPDEDWERFFDVNVMSGVRLSRAYMQGMLKRNWGRIVFISSESGLNIPSEMIHYGMSKTAQLAISRGLAELTKGTAVTVNSVLPGPTMSEGVETFVKDLARQNGQSLDEAASNFVKQHRSTSLIQRFASVEEIANMVVFVSSKQASVTNGAALRAEGGIVQTIA from the coding sequence ATGCAGATCGATCTCACCGGTAAGACAGCACTCGTCACGGGCTCCACCGCAGGTATCGGCCTTGCGATCGCCAAAGGCCTCGCCGGCACCGGCGCCGAGGTCGTGGTCAACGGCCGCAGCCAAACCAAGGTGGACGCGGCGATCGCCGCTATCGGCAAGGCCGTCCCGGGTGCCAAAGTGAAGGGCGTCGCAGCCGATGTCTCGACCGCCGACGGCTGCAAGGCTCTCGTCTCTGCGCTGCCTGACGTCGACATCCTGATCAACAATGCCGGCATTTTTGAACCCAAGGACTTCTTCGACATTCCGGATGAAGACTGGGAGCGCTTCTTCGACGTCAATGTCATGTCGGGTGTGCGTCTGTCGCGCGCTTACATGCAGGGCATGCTGAAGCGAAACTGGGGCCGCATTGTTTTCATCTCCTCGGAATCCGGCCTCAATATCCCGAGTGAGATGATCCATTACGGCATGTCGAAAACGGCACAGCTCGCCATCTCGCGTGGCCTCGCCGAACTCACCAAGGGAACGGCGGTGACGGTGAACTCCGTGCTGCCGGGGCCGACCATGTCCGAAGGTGTCGAGACCTTCGTCAAAGATCTCGCCAGGCAGAACGGTCAGTCGCTCGATGAAGCCGCCTCGAACTTCGTCAAGCAGCACCGCTCGACGTCGCTGATCCAGCGCTTTGCCAGCGTCGAGGAGATTGCCAATATGGTGGTGTTCGTGAGCTCGAAGCAGGCGTCGGTGACCAATGGCGCGGCGCTGCGCGCCGAAGGCGGCATCGTCCAGACGATCGCGTGA